The following proteins are co-located in the Abditibacteriaceae bacterium genome:
- a CDS encoding cation diffusion facilitator family transporter translates to MHAIPHGRLALLSLAVAVLNVGLKFAAFRLTGSIGLLSDAVESGVNVVAAATALFALWYAAQPADDSHPYGHEKIEFFSSGIEGGMILVAAGAIFWTSGHRLLNPSTPENIGAGVLVALVATALNFLVARILLRTARQADSLVLEADGHHLMSDVWTSIGVVAGLGLASATHLPILDPLLAIFVALNIVRIGASLVRRSFDGLMDRALESAEVETIRAAIQANLESGMTYHALRTRRAGGRRFADYHLLVPGAMPVNAAHDVEMKIEAAIEAAVAGIEVTSHIEPVEEPRAWNDSRIS, encoded by the coding sequence ATGCACGCGATTCCGCACGGACGACTGGCTTTGCTTTCCCTCGCGGTCGCAGTGCTCAACGTGGGACTGAAGTTCGCGGCGTTTCGCCTCACCGGCTCGATTGGTTTGCTTTCCGACGCCGTCGAATCGGGCGTGAATGTCGTTGCAGCGGCAACCGCCCTTTTTGCGCTCTGGTATGCCGCGCAACCGGCGGACGATTCTCATCCCTATGGTCACGAGAAAATCGAGTTCTTTTCCAGCGGTATCGAAGGTGGAATGATTCTCGTTGCGGCGGGGGCGATTTTCTGGACTTCGGGCCATCGCCTGTTAAACCCTTCTACGCCTGAGAACATTGGTGCAGGCGTTTTGGTTGCACTCGTGGCGACGGCGCTTAATTTTCTCGTCGCGCGCATCTTATTGCGAACGGCACGGCAGGCCGATTCGCTCGTCCTTGAAGCTGACGGCCATCACTTGATGAGCGATGTTTGGACTTCCATTGGTGTTGTCGCTGGTTTAGGTTTGGCCAGCGCGACGCATTTGCCGATTCTCGACCCGTTGTTGGCCATTTTCGTGGCATTAAATATCGTGCGCATTGGCGCGAGCCTCGTGCGGCGCAGTTTCGACGGTCTGATGGATCGGGCCCTCGAAAGCGCAGAAGTGGAAACGATTCGCGCGGCGATACAAGCGAATCTCGAAAGCGGCATGACGTATCACGCGCTGCGCACCCGTCGCGCGGGTGGTCGTCGCTTTGCCGATTATCATTTGCTGGTTCCCGGCGCGATGCCGGTGAATGCGGCGCACGATGTTGAAATGAAAATCGAAGCTGCGATTGAAGCTGCTGTTGCAGGCATTGAAGTGACTTCGCACATCGAACCGGTTGAGGAGCCGCGCGCGTGGAACGATTCGAGAATCTCGTAA
- a CDS encoding sigma-70 family RNA polymerase sigma factor: protein MSLPKIWSDNTEVDGDMILVERALDGDLAAFEQLVSRHQTKITAFAARMLNDHDEAEDVAQEAFVKAYRSLDSFRGQAQFSTWLYRIVTNLCIDRARAKKRRPQSAYSLDEPFEADEKGGRELPDATFEPSKSVERDELRRTVRATVAEMPEKMRQVLIMCDIQGMAYEKIAEVLDCPIGTVKSRLFHARADLARRLKPYMSGAK, encoded by the coding sequence ATGTCATTGCCCAAAATCTGGAGCGATAATACCGAAGTCGATGGCGATATGATTCTCGTCGAGCGTGCGCTCGACGGCGATCTGGCGGCCTTTGAGCAATTGGTCTCGCGCCATCAAACAAAAATTACAGCGTTTGCCGCGCGCATGCTTAACGATCACGACGAGGCTGAAGACGTTGCGCAAGAAGCGTTCGTCAAAGCCTATCGCTCGCTCGATTCGTTTCGCGGGCAGGCGCAGTTCTCGACGTGGCTATACCGCATCGTGACAAACCTGTGCATCGACCGGGCGCGTGCCAAAAAGCGCCGTCCGCAAAGCGCCTATTCTCTCGACGAGCCGTTTGAAGCCGACGAAAAAGGCGGGCGCGAATTGCCCGACGCAACCTTCGAACCATCAAAATCGGTCGAGCGCGACGAATTGCGGCGCACCGTTCGAGCAACTGTTGCCGAAATGCCCGAAAAGATGCGCCAGGTTCTTATCATGTGCGACATTCAGGGCATGGCGTATGAGAAAATCGCGGAAGTACTCGACTGCCCGATTGGAACCGTCAAGAGCCGTTTGTTCCATGCCCGCGCCGACCTGGCCCGCCGACTCAAGCCGTATATGTCGGGCGCAAAATAA
- a CDS encoding zf-HC2 domain-containing protein yields MTNELLMDYLDGRLDETRRGAVEAHLQTNAEDAALLADIKASQAMLQEWDAAEPVRASDDFWIKVREQLPEKPGSNPLRALGQNVMAWLWPQNARTGLPVRVAAMALFAAMAFALFSPRDATHTAQAEISPADRTFIQQSMNRHQAYLSTQPLSSFDTRGGDGRDGDGDGDDSEGDDDYTP; encoded by the coding sequence ATGACCAATGAACTTTTGATGGATTATCTCGATGGACGCCTCGACGAAACGCGTCGAGGCGCTGTCGAGGCGCATCTGCAAACCAACGCTGAAGATGCAGCTTTGCTGGCCGACATCAAGGCCTCGCAAGCGATGCTTCAAGAATGGGACGCGGCAGAGCCGGTGCGAGCCAGCGACGATTTCTGGATCAAAGTGCGTGAGCAGTTGCCGGAAAAGCCCGGCAGCAATCCGCTTCGCGCTCTGGGCCAGAACGTTATGGCATGGCTGTGGCCGCAGAACGCACGCACCGGTTTGCCGGTTCGCGTCGCAGCGATGGCTCTTTTCGCCGCGATGGCGTTCGCGCTTTTTTCGCCGCGCGATGCAACGCACACGGCGCAAGCCGAAATTTCGCCTGCTGATCGCACTTTTATCCAGCAGTCGATGAACCGTCATCAGGCGTATCTTTCGACGCAGCCGCTTTCCAGCTTTGATACTCGTGGCGGCGATGGCCGCGATGGTGACGGTGACGGAGACGACAGCGAAGGCGACGACGATTACACCCCGTAA
- the arsS gene encoding arsenosugar biosynthesis radical SAM (seleno)protein ArsS (Some members of this family are selenoproteins.), protein MPRACSGVGCTMLFPSFRSTLAIHNVELTRTKPKVLQLNVGARCNQTCSHCHVNAGPNRKEAMARETLDCALHWLEASGIETLDITGGAPELHPDFRYLVRRAREISSTLRIIDRCNLTILFEPGHTDLADFLAAQSVEITASLPCYEEETVDAQRGDGVHQKSIRALQLLNSLGYGRSSDLVLNLVYNPSGTALPPAQDALETIYKEELHTRFGIEFNHLFALANVPIARWAQQLKREGRADEYAQLLLDNFNPATIEGLMCRDTISVGWDGAIYDCDFNQMLKLDGAQSIKLWDITPDETFARPIQTGPHCFACTAGSGSSCGGATANG, encoded by the coding sequence GTGCCTCGTGCTTGCTCCGGCGTCGGTTGCACGATGCTTTTCCCTTCGTTTCGTTCGACGCTTGCAATTCACAATGTCGAATTGACACGCACCAAGCCGAAAGTTTTGCAATTGAACGTCGGTGCGAGATGCAATCAGACGTGCTCGCATTGCCACGTTAACGCGGGGCCGAACCGGAAAGAAGCCATGGCGCGCGAAACGCTCGACTGTGCGCTGCACTGGCTGGAAGCGAGCGGCATAGAAACCCTTGATATTACAGGCGGTGCGCCCGAACTTCATCCCGACTTTCGTTATCTCGTCCGCCGTGCGCGTGAGATCTCTTCGACGCTGCGCATCATCGACCGCTGCAATCTGACGATTTTATTTGAACCCGGCCACACGGATCTGGCCGATTTTCTTGCGGCTCAGAGCGTCGAAATCACAGCGTCGCTTCCTTGTTACGAAGAAGAAACCGTTGATGCGCAGCGTGGCGATGGCGTCCATCAGAAAAGTATTCGCGCGCTGCAACTCCTCAATTCTCTTGGCTACGGACGCAGCAGCGACCTCGTTCTCAATCTGGTTTATAACCCTTCGGGGACGGCGCTGCCGCCAGCACAGGACGCTCTCGAAACCATTTACAAAGAAGAACTGCACACGCGATTCGGCATCGAATTCAACCATTTGTTTGCGCTTGCGAATGTGCCGATTGCCCGTTGGGCGCAACAGTTGAAACGCGAAGGCCGCGCCGATGAATATGCGCAGCTATTGCTCGATAATTTCAATCCAGCGACAATCGAGGGCTTGATGTGCCGCGATACAATTTCGGTGGGCTGGGACGGCGCTATCTACGACTGCGACTTTAACCAGATGTTGAAGTTAGACGGCGCGCAGAGCATAAAACTGTGGGACATTACGCCCGATGAAACTTTTGCGCGCCCGATTCAAACCGGCCCGCATTGCTTCGCCTGCACTGCCGGAAGCGGTTCGTCGTGCGGCGGCGCTACGGCAAACGGATAA
- a CDS encoding nitroreductase family protein, which yields MQNEISPEVAATRQADYPLDPVFLNRWSPRAFSSREVPEETMLAAFEAARWAASSFNEQPWRFIIARSEEDRKRFLSFLMEANQAWAKDAPVLIVVCSKKTFSHNGSPNRTFQFDAGAASAYLALGATLNGLIVHGMAGFDQDGARATLGLPTDFEPIAVFALGYHGDSSQLPEEIAKREVPIGRRPVKDSIMEGRFIVPEEKQAEAEIELDQ from the coding sequence ATGCAAAACGAAATTTCTCCCGAAGTTGCAGCCACACGTCAGGCCGATTACCCGCTCGATCCGGTTTTTCTCAATCGCTGGTCGCCGCGTGCATTTAGCTCGCGCGAAGTGCCTGAAGAAACGATGCTCGCTGCGTTTGAAGCCGCACGTTGGGCCGCTTCCAGTTTCAACGAGCAACCGTGGCGCTTCATCATCGCGCGCAGTGAAGAAGATCGTAAGCGTTTTCTTTCGTTTCTGATGGAAGCCAATCAGGCGTGGGCTAAAGACGCGCCGGTTCTTATCGTTGTGTGTTCCAAGAAAACGTTTAGCCACAACGGTTCGCCGAATCGCACTTTTCAATTCGACGCGGGCGCCGCTTCGGCGTATCTCGCCCTCGGCGCAACGCTCAACGGTCTCATCGTTCACGGCATGGCTGGTTTCGACCAAGATGGCGCGCGCGCCACGCTCGGCTTGCCCACCGATTTCGAGCCGATTGCCGTTTTTGCTTTGGGCTATCACGGCGATTCTTCACAGTTGCCCGAAGAAATCGCAAAACGCGAAGTTCCCATTGGTCGCCGCCCGGTTAAAGATTCCATAATGGAAGGCCGCTTCATCGTTCCTGAAGAAAAACAGGCCGAAGCCGAAATCGAACTGGATCAATAA
- the rfbD gene encoding dTDP-4-dehydrorhamnose reductase gives MQFGSVLVAGANGNLAREIIKAVPDCRLASLGREVLDVTDAAAIAHALDEIQPDLVINGAAYNLVDKAESEPDAALRLNALAPAVLARECAARDISLVHFSTDFIFDGLKQTPYVETDLAQPLGVYGASKLAGENMVLAASPRHFAIRVCRLFGPAAANSQKPAGNFPLLMLRLAAERKSVRVVNDQIGAPSYTPDLARAVWQLVQNAEGGLFQLSNAGEVSFADYAREVFRLKNASCDVEGVSSEEYGAAARRPKYSTLSNAKANAFILPLRDWREALEEFLR, from the coding sequence ATGCAATTTGGTTCCGTTCTGGTCGCGGGCGCAAACGGCAATCTGGCGCGCGAGATCATCAAAGCCGTTCCCGATTGTCGCCTCGCTTCGTTAGGCCGCGAGGTGCTCGATGTCACCGACGCCGCTGCCATCGCCCACGCGCTCGATGAAATCCAGCCCGATTTGGTCATTAACGGCGCGGCTTATAACCTTGTTGATAAAGCCGAAAGCGAACCGGATGCGGCGCTGCGCCTTAACGCACTTGCGCCTGCGGTTCTGGCGCGTGAATGTGCGGCGCGCGACATTTCGCTCGTGCATTTCTCCACCGACTTCATTTTCGATGGGCTGAAACAAACGCCTTACGTCGAAACCGATTTAGCGCAGCCACTCGGCGTTTATGGCGCGAGCAAACTTGCGGGCGAAAACATGGTTCTGGCAGCGTCGCCGCGCCATTTTGCCATTCGTGTTTGTCGCTTGTTCGGGCCGGCAGCCGCGAACTCGCAAAAGCCTGCCGGTAATTTCCCTCTTTTGATGCTGCGTCTGGCTGCAGAGCGCAAAAGTGTGCGCGTCGTCAACGACCAAATCGGTGCGCCGAGTTACACGCCCGATTTGGCGCGCGCGGTATGGCAATTAGTGCAAAACGCGGAAGGCGGTTTGTTTCAGCTTTCCAATGCGGGCGAAGTTTCATTCGCCGATTATGCACGCGAAGTGTTTCGCTTGAAGAATGCGTCGTGCGACGTGGAAGGCGTGAGCAGCGAAGAATACGGGGCAGCAGCGCGGCGCCCGAAATATTCGACGCTCAGCAACGCAAAAGCGAACGCGTTTATTTTGCCGCTGCGCGATTGGCGCGAAGCGTTAGAAGAATTCTTGCGTTAA
- a CDS encoding sigma-70 family RNA polymerase sigma factor, giving the protein MSRVYSPFPARTFSPRDGVRRETASSLRAPLAARAHFFAQSENAAMGRASVENARDATPTEATTVEATAVEGVEEPAPEEVAKFAGESVPAQPIDPTRTTDPAKLAFLAVLQRAKEGDRKAFEEIYQLYHRRIYNAVYGMLSDADDAQDVTQDVFIRLHYALPTLRADEAFSTYLYRIALNLCRDRARRKKRVRFQSIDTPRTDSEGDVEPMDFPDMGKLPEEKLTGDELQTRVREAVKTLSTDHKAVIMMHHFQGMEVNDIARILQVPTGTVKSRLARGRDQLHRKLRGYLTP; this is encoded by the coding sequence ATGTCTCGCGTTTATTCGCCGTTTCCGGCCCGCACCTTTTCACCGCGCGATGGCGTGCGGCGCGAAACCGCGTCTTCCTTACGGGCGCCTCTGGCAGCGCGTGCGCACTTTTTTGCGCAATCGGAAAACGCCGCCATGGGGCGCGCATCGGTTGAAAACGCGCGTGACGCCACGCCTACTGAAGCAACGACAGTCGAGGCGACGGCTGTCGAAGGCGTCGAAGAACCCGCGCCCGAAGAAGTTGCAAAGTTCGCAGGCGAATCTGTGCCTGCACAACCCATCGACCCGACACGCACGACCGATCCGGCTAAGCTTGCGTTTCTCGCGGTTTTGCAGCGCGCCAAAGAAGGCGACCGCAAAGCGTTCGAAGAAATTTATCAGCTGTATCATCGCCGCATTTACAACGCGGTTTATGGAATGCTCAGTGATGCCGACGATGCGCAAGATGTAACACAGGATGTTTTTATTCGCCTGCATTACGCGCTTCCTACGTTGCGCGCCGACGAAGCTTTTTCGACTTATCTGTATCGCATCGCCTTGAATCTTTGTCGCGACCGCGCCCGCCGCAAAAAGCGCGTCCGTTTCCAGAGCATCGACACGCCGCGCACCGATTCCGAAGGCGATGTTGAGCCAATGGATTTTCCCGACATGGGAAAGTTGCCCGAAGAAAAGCTAACCGGCGACGAACTGCAAACTCGTGTGCGCGAAGCCGTGAAAACGCTTTCGACTGACCACAAAGCCGTGATTATGATGCACCACTTTCAGGGCATGGAAGTAAACGACATCGCGCGCATTTTGCAGGTGCCAACCGGAACTGTGAAAAGCCGTCTCGCTCGTGGCCGCGATCAGCTTCATCGCAAACTTCGCGGCTATCTCACCCCTTAA
- a CDS encoding response regulator: MKILAVDDEKHIVRLVQITLEKEGYELITASTGKEALEKVALDKPDLIVMDVMMPEMDGLEALARLKGDPATAKIPVIMLTAKAQDSDVFRGWQSGADLYLTKPFNPQELVTFVKRIFQNDDSAEVYDLDLPV, from the coding sequence ATGAAAATTCTTGCCGTTGACGATGAAAAACATATCGTTCGTCTGGTACAAATCACGTTGGAGAAAGAAGGCTACGAACTCATCACCGCTTCGACAGGCAAAGAAGCGTTGGAAAAAGTAGCTCTCGACAAGCCCGACCTGATTGTAATGGACGTAATGATGCCCGAAATGGATGGCCTGGAAGCGCTCGCGCGCTTGAAGGGTGATCCCGCAACGGCAAAGATTCCGGTGATTATGCTAACCGCCAAAGCGCAGGATTCCGACGTGTTTCGCGGATGGCAAAGCGGCGCCGATTTGTATTTGACCAAGCCGTTTAACCCGCAGGAACTGGTGACGTTCGTCAAACGGATTTTTCAGAATGACGACAGCGCTGAAGTTTACGATCTTGATTTGCCGGTTTAA
- a CDS encoding aldose 1-epimerase family protein: protein MELYGQNWAAREWKMRVGRMAQIAGITRYELQNGFERGVEMLEVRSGSGLRFGVCPSRGLDITFAEHNGRAIAWQSATGWRHPAYYNEDNLGWLRGFGGGLLTTCGFGSFGPPCEDDEEKYGIHDRASYLPAENVRVTENWDDGELIIEGAVRQTRVFGPNLLLSRRIAVNIGTNQIRVHDELCNEGFVPVPAVVLYHCNFGFPVVSEHSVVEVPSQTAHERDGKSGDWRTLEVPQPDYSERVYFHDVNGEATVRASIRNPQLDFGAYIEFDSAQLPHFTQWKMMGAGDYVCGLEPSNAPLATRATLKERGELPILEAGETRSFDLELGIL from the coding sequence ATGGAACTTTACGGGCAGAACTGGGCGGCGCGCGAATGGAAAATGCGCGTCGGACGCATGGCGCAAATCGCGGGAATCACGCGCTACGAACTGCAAAACGGTTTCGAGCGCGGCGTCGAGATGCTCGAAGTGCGTAGCGGAAGTGGCTTGCGTTTCGGCGTTTGCCCATCGCGTGGACTGGATATCACATTCGCCGAACACAACGGGCGTGCAATTGCGTGGCAAAGCGCGACCGGCTGGCGGCATCCGGCGTATTACAACGAAGACAATCTGGGCTGGCTGCGCGGCTTTGGCGGTGGTTTGCTCACGACGTGCGGTTTCGGTTCGTTCGGCCCGCCGTGTGAAGACGACGAGGAAAAATACGGCATTCACGACCGCGCTTCGTATTTGCCCGCCGAAAATGTGCGCGTAACGGAAAATTGGGACGACGGCGAACTGATCATCGAAGGCGCGGTGAGGCAAACGCGCGTCTTCGGACCGAACCTTTTACTGTCACGGCGCATCGCGGTGAACATCGGCACAAATCAGATTCGTGTCCACGATGAACTCTGTAACGAAGGCTTTGTGCCTGTGCCCGCTGTGGTTTTATACCACTGCAATTTCGGATTTCCGGTCGTGTCGGAACATTCGGTTGTTGAAGTGCCTTCGCAAACCGCGCATGAACGCGATGGAAAAAGTGGCGATTGGCGCACATTGGAAGTTCCTCAACCCGATTATTCCGAGCGTGTGTACTTTCATGACGTGAATGGCGAAGCGACTGTCCGCGCTTCGATTCGCAATCCACAACTCGACTTCGGCGCGTATATCGAATTCGATTCGGCGCAATTGCCGCACTTCACACAATGGAAAATGATGGGCGCGGGCGATTACGTGTGCGGTCTGGAACCATCGAACGCGCCGCTGGCTACGCGTGCGACACTTAAAGAACGTGGCGAACTGCCGATTTTGGAAGCAGGCGAAACACGCAGCTTCGATTTAGAACTGGGAATTCTGTAA
- the elbB gene encoding isoprenoid biosynthesis glyoxalase ElbB, which yields MKVGLVLSGCGVEDGSEIYEAVLTVLALEKGGAHVMAIAPDIEQAHVVNHYTGEESRGETRDVLAESARIMRGKVVAASEVSSHEIDALILVGGYGTVKNLSGWVADGENAIVNADISRLITEMNGLGKPVGAMCAAAYVVALALREKSPTLTVGTDGSATLGLSRIGVSHALTEVDEICIDTHNKIVSTAAFLSAQSVSEAETGITKLVNEVLRMARENGPGHDATTTTYTRLDAGLNTPNA from the coding sequence ATGAAAGTTGGACTTGTTCTTTCAGGCTGCGGTGTTGAAGACGGCAGCGAAATTTACGAAGCCGTTTTAACCGTGTTGGCTCTGGAAAAAGGCGGCGCGCACGTCATGGCGATTGCGCCCGACATCGAGCAGGCGCACGTCGTCAATCATTACACCGGCGAAGAATCGCGCGGTGAAACGCGCGACGTTCTCGCCGAATCAGCGCGCATTATGCGCGGCAAAGTTGTAGCGGCCAGCGAAGTTTCCTCCCATGAAATCGATGCACTGATCCTGGTCGGCGGCTATGGAACCGTGAAAAACCTGTCGGGCTGGGTTGCCGACGGCGAAAACGCCATTGTGAATGCCGATATTTCGCGCCTGATTACCGAAATGAACGGGCTGGGAAAACCTGTTGGCGCGATGTGCGCCGCTGCTTATGTTGTTGCTCTGGCGTTGCGCGAAAAATCGCCGACTCTTACAGTGGGCACTGATGGCTCAGCAACTCTCGGCCTTTCGCGCATCGGCGTGTCGCACGCCCTGACCGAAGTCGATGAAATCTGCATCGACACGCACAACAAAATCGTTTCGACTGCCGCTTTTCTGTCGGCTCAAAGTGTCAGCGAAGCCGAAACCGGCATCACCAAACTGGTGAATGAAGTTTTGCGGATGGCGCGCGAGAATGGTCCCGGTCACGACGCCACCACGACAACCTACACGCGCCTCGACGCTGGCTTGAACACACCTAACGCGTAA
- a CDS encoding MqnA/MqnD/SBP family protein, whose product MPLITVAHSPDSDDAFMHYALARHKIDTGDIEFRHVLEDIQSLNVRASQGDYEVTAISIHAYAYLADKYALLPHGASMGERYGPMIVAREAFSLDQITRQTVAVPGIQTSAYLALKLFAPNIKTQVMPFDEILPAVVRGDVAAGLLIHEGQLTYGDEGLHNIIDLGVWWAQETGGLPLPLGGNAIRRDLEPELARRVSHYLRESIRYALEHRDEALDYAMEYARGLEDTRDRADTFVGMYVNSRTLDYGDDGRRSVQLFLDRGFEAGIIPHRVEVRFAD is encoded by the coding sequence AAAATCGACACCGGCGACATCGAATTTCGCCATGTTCTTGAAGACATTCAATCGTTGAACGTGCGCGCGTCGCAGGGCGATTACGAAGTCACGGCGATTTCGATTCACGCCTATGCTTATCTCGCCGATAAATACGCTTTGCTGCCGCATGGCGCGTCGATGGGCGAACGTTACGGCCCGATGATTGTCGCGCGCGAAGCGTTCTCGCTCGATCAAATCACGCGTCAAACTGTGGCGGTTCCAGGAATTCAAACTTCGGCCTATCTGGCACTGAAACTGTTCGCGCCCAATATCAAAACACAGGTGATGCCGTTCGACGAGATTTTGCCTGCCGTTGTGCGAGGCGATGTGGCCGCTGGCTTGCTGATTCACGAAGGACAGCTCACTTACGGTGATGAAGGGCTGCATAATATCATCGACCTGGGCGTTTGGTGGGCGCAGGAAACCGGCGGTTTGCCGTTGCCGCTGGGTGGCAACGCGATTCGCCGCGATCTGGAACCGGAACTGGCGCGTCGCGTTTCGCATTATTTACGCGAAAGTATTCGGTATGCTTTGGAGCACCGCGACGAAGCGCTTGATTATGCGATGGAATACGCGCGTGGTCTGGAAGACACGCGTGACCGCGCCGATACGTTTGTCGGGATGTATGTCAATTCGCGCACGCTCGATTACGGCGACGATGGCCGTCGCAGCGTGCAACTGTTTCTCGATCGCGGTTTTGAAGCGGGTATCATCCCGCACCGTGTTGAAGTGCGTTTCGCCGATTAA